A segment of the Streptomyces sp. NBC_00376 genome:
CGTTCGGTGGCCGGCGCGCCGGGCCTGATCGCCCAGCACGCGGGCGTCACCGCGACCGTGGCGGCGTTCGACGCCTCCGGTGGCCGCGCCACCCAGATCTGGGTGGTCCGCAACCCGGAGAAGCTACGCCTGTGGACACCGGGCGAGCCCGACGGGGGACGGGATTTCACCAGCGCAGGGCCGTGAAGTCGATCGGCTGGGGGCGCAGCTGGGCCGCGCGGTCCGCGAGTGCGACCAGTCGCCGGGACATCTCGTCGGCGTCCAGCCGGCGCCGGTCACCATGGCCCGGCAGCACCCACTCGAACCGCAGCTTCCCCGCCGTCCGCGCCAGCGAGGCGGCCAGCTCCTCGATCGAGTACCAGGTCACGCTCTCCACGACTTCGAGGTCCTCGGTCGTCCGCGACCAGTAGAAACTGTCACCGCTGAAGCAGTACCGGTCGTCCGCGAGGTAGAGCACGCTGCCCCGGGTGTGACCGGGCAGCGGATGGGCGGTGACACCCTCGCCGATCTCCACCGGGTCGAGCCCCCGGATCACCTGGTCCGCGTCCGGAACCGCGTCGAGGTCGCCCTCGTGGATCCACAGCCTGGCCCCGAAGTGGTCGGCGTAGCGACGCCCGTGCGCGACGTGGTCCCGGTGGGTGAGCAGTACGTCGGTGACGGGCCCCGTGGCCGCCACGTACCGCTCGGCGAGTCCCGGGCTCCAGCGCGGGGTGTCGATCATCATGACCGTGCCGGAGGGCCTCCGCAGCAGATAGGAGTTGGCACCGGCGGTGTGCGTGGAGTTGTGCCCGCAGACCAGCACGCCGTCGTCCAGGGCCATCGGGAACGGGTCGAGCGAGGGGTCCGGCTGTCCGGACGCGGGCCGGATGGACCGGGTGTGACAAGCAAAGACGGCAGCGTGTAAGCGCCGGTTCTCCGCGTCGTCGTCCGGCTGCCGCAGAATCCGCGACGCCCCTTCCTCCTCGATGATCAGCTCGGGCGCGAACTGTCGGGCGACGTCGCAGTTGGTGCAGCGATCGTCCACGTACCAGCCGTCCACGGCAGGGCTCCTTCCACATCACCGGAAGCGACCCCGTCGAGGGCCGCCGCTCCAGGAATAGCCCACGTACCGCCCACGCCGGTAGACCCCACCGACGCCGCGAACTCGCACCACACCACCTTGCCGGGGTTCCGCTCCCCCACCCCCCACTTGTCCGCGAGCGCCGCCACCAGCCGCAGCCCACGGCCCCCTTCCTCCTCGGAATCCGTCCAGGAATCGGCGACCCGGACCTCCCCGTCACCACTGTCGTGGACCTCGACGCGCAGGGTCCGGCCGACCGGTTCCAGCTGGAGCCGGAGCCGAAACCCGCGACCGGGCGGGACGCCGTGCAGCAGGGCATTGGTGACGAGTTCGCTCACGCAGAGCAACACGTCGTCGACCCGGTCGTCGCACGCCCAGTCGACGAGAGCCTCGCGCACGAACTGTCGTACGAGTGGCACGGATCGGCGTTCCCGGCGGTGGAACACCTCGCGGATGTGGGGGAGTTGGGTTGTCTCGTTCACGCAGCCAACGTCACACATGGTCACTACGGTTGAGCAGCGTGTGGGGTCGTACATCTCCGTTGTACGACTCCTGACGGGTCATTCGAGGTTCGCGACGGGGAGAGGCAGTTCATACAACCGGCAAAGAAGAAGAGCAAGCGGATCACGTCCTGGCACCTGATCGGCGCCCAGCTGGCGACGTTCCGCAAGGCGGCCCGAATGACACAGGCGGCGTTGGCCGAGCAGTGCTCGGTGGGCGACAACACGATCGCGTCGATCGAGCAGGGACGCAGAGCGCTGCAATGGGACTTCGCGGTCCAGCTGGACGAACTGTTGGACACAAAGGGGGCGTTGCAGGTTGCGGTGGAGAGGGTTCCGAAGAAGGAGCGCTTTCCGGTCTTCGTCCAAGACTTCATCGATTACGAGCAGGGGGCGCTGACCCTGCTCTCGTACCAGAACCAGGTGGTGCCGGGGCTGCTCCAGACCGAGGAGTACGCCCGCTTCCTGTTCTCCTGCCAGTACCCACCCCTCGAAGAGGACCAGTTGGAGGAGCGGCTGGCTGCCCGGCTCGACCGGCAGAGTCTCCTGGAACGCAAGCCCCGCCCGATGCTCCACTTCATCCTGGAGGAGAGCATCCTGCGCAGCGAGATCGGCGATCCCTCCAGGATGCGGGAGCAGATCGCCCACCTGCGCCGTTGCATGGAGCTCCCTTTCCTGGGCCTCCAGATCATGCCGAGGAAACTACCGAAGCACGCCGGGCTTGAGGGGCCCATGGTGCTGCTGGAGACCCCCGACCACGACCATCTCGCCTATGTCGAGGGACAGCTGACCAGCTACTTGCACGACGACCCCGACGACGTCAGTGTGCTCCAGCAGATTTATGGGATGCTTCGTTCGCAGGCGCTTTCCGTCGAGAAGAGCGCGCGCCTACTGGACGAACTGCTTGGAGAGACATGACCCGCGCAGCCCATCCGGCCCATCGCACTGCCACCCTCGCCTGGTTCAAGTCCAGCTACAGCGGACCCCAGGGAGGCGACTGCATCGAAGTCGCTTACGACTGGCACAAGTCGAGCTACAGCGGCAGCCAGGGCGGCGACTGCGTAGAGGTGGCCGCCCACCCCACCGCCGTCCACATCCGTGACTCCAAGGTGACCGACGGCCCCGTTCTCACCGTTCCCCCCGCCGCCTGGACCGCGTTCCTGAACGCCACGGTCTGATCGCGTTACGGCCCGGTACGCCGGGCCGCAACCTCCTCCGCACTGCGTCGAGTTGTGAAGACTTCCCGTTCTTGAGAGCGCTCTCAGTCATAAGTCTTGACGCCTGATGCGGCCCTCACGAGAGTGGTTGACCCCCCACAAACCTCGGGAGTCTCTCGTGATCTCGCGCAGAATGTTCCTGACGGGCGGCGCCGCCACCACCGCGACCGCCCTTACCTACCCCCTCTGGGGCAGCGCCCTCAGCCCGAGCGCGTCCGCCGCCCCCGCAACCTGTGAACTCGCCCTGGAGAACCGTTCGTTGCCGGGCAGGATCAACGCCTATGTCACCGGTCACGAGCAGGGCACCGACCGTTGGGTGCTGCTGCGGGCCGACGGCAGCGTCTACCGGCCCGACTCCCCCGCCGCCCCGCAGACCCCACTGCCCGTCGACTGCGCCATCCCCCTGAACCCGGTGGGTGGCGGACCGGTGGTGCTCACGCTCCCCCAGATGTACGGCGCCCGCGTCTACTTCGTACGCGACGACACGCTCACGTTCTACCTCAATCCCGGTCCCGCCCTGGTCGAGCCGGCGTTCGCGACGTCCACCGACGCCAACTACGGCCGCACCTGGTCGTTCTGCGAGTTCACCTTCAACCCTCAGCAGCTGTACGCGAACATCAGCTACGTCGACCTGGTCACCGCGCTGCCGATCGGCCTGACCCTGGCCGGCGACGCGACGCACACCGTGGCGCCACTCCCGGACGGCGCGGTGCAGCGGATCGCGGACGGCCTCACCGCCCAGGCCGCCGCCGACGGCCGGCCGTGGGACAAGCTGGTGATCCGCGGGGCGGACGGCAACGTACTGCGGGTGATCTCGCCGCAGAACCTGATGGCACCGTTCTTCGACCGCCCGGACGAGATGCCGTTCCGGGACGTGTTCACTTCCTACATCGACCGGGTCTGGGAGAAGTACCGCTCCACCGACCTGCGGATCGACCTCCAGGGCGGCCGGGGCGTCCGCACCGGCCGGGTGAACGGGGACCTCCTGACCTTCGAGGGCGGGCACACCTTCACCAAGCCCGTCTCCAAGGACGTCTTCACCTGCAACCACGGCCCGTTCGCCAACAACCCGGGCGACCCGGACGACAAGAAGGCCCTGCTGGCCCGCCTGGCCTCCGGCTTCAACCGCTCCCTGATGCTCACCCACCCCGACCAGCCGAACGGCACCTCGGCCGCCGACTACTACCGGGGCCCGGCCACCAACCACTGGTCCCGCGTCGTCCACGCCAACACCCCGATCGGCTACGCCTTCCCCTACGACGACGTCCGCCCCGACGGCGAACCCGACGTCTCGGGCGCCGCCAACGACGGCAACCCGCGCCGCTTCACGGTGACCGTGGGGGCCTGACCCGGCGACTTCGGCCCGCACCGGGACGCGCCGGTGCGGGCCCTGAGCTCTACAAGCCGTCCGCAAAGTTCGAGGAAATGAAAACCCCCGCGTCCTCTTCTCCGAGGAGCACGAAGTATTCCCCGTTCGCGATGAATTCATCACAGATACGCTTCGCGAAATAATCCTCGTCATGTTCGCCTCGGGGAAGGATCCTCACGTGCGCTGGAACCATCCGGTATGGCCACCCGGAATTTACTCCTTCGTCCACGAGGACTTGCACAAAGAAATCTTCTGAGTCGAAGTTTGCACCGAGGAAGTGCAGACCATCGCCATGCATCTTGGGTTCCGCAGCAAGCGCGGGCGAAATCACTCCAACGAGACGCTCAAACAGGAACCTGGGAGCCATCCCGGCCTGCTGCCAGCGTTCACGCAGCTCACCACTGAAGCCAACATGCAACATGTAGGTACACATTTACTAGCACTCTCGACTTTCACGCCACGCAACTCCGCCCCGATCCTCGGCAAACTCGATCCGGTCGATAGACTCAGCCGCCGCCGGGGAGGGTGAAGTTGGAGTTGCCGACGATGAACATAACCGATTCCAAATGAGATGTATTTTCCCGCCGAAAATCCCTCAACGCTGTTCGCGCCGTCTCTTCACTGGCGTGTCCGTTAAATCGGTTGTCTGGTCAGCGGTTTATCCAGTCCGGTGCCCACACGTCGTCCGGGGTTCGCGGCCCTGAGGTACGCAGATGGTCGCGTAGCGCGGCCAGCACGGGGTGCTGGTCTCCGGTGCGGCACAGCAGCACGTGTGGGTAGACCGGGGTCGGTTCGTGCAACGGGATGCGCCGCAGGTCGTGGGTCTGGGGCCACAGGTACCGGTCCCCGCTAGTGACGAGGGTGGCCAGCGAGGCCGAGTCGGCTAGCGCGTCCATCAGGGCCTCGTCACCGAAGTTGGGGCCGAGCGCGTCGACGCTCAGACCGAAGACCTCGGACAGTGCCTGGTAAAACGCCGCCCACTCCGTGCCAGGCATGATCCCGGGGATCCAGATGCGGTGGCCGGCCAGGTCCGCAGGCTTGACCCAGGGCGCGTCCGCCAACGGGTGGCCGGGTCCGACCAGGAGCTGAAGGGGTGCGTCCAGGAGTCTTTCGGCGCTGATCCCGGCCGGGACCTGGCCTGCCGGCAGAGCACGGAAGGACGCGTCGACAGTCCCATCGAGCACCGCGCGGGTGGCCTGGGCGGCGTTCTCTTCACTCAGCGTGACGGCGTCGAGGTCCATCTCCGGGTGGGAGCGGTAGAACCGGTAGACGGCCTGGGCAGGTGCGATGCGCCGGTTGAGAACGTCGACGCGCAAGGGTCGACTGCCGGGGCGCACGGCCTGCTCTGCCTGCTCGACGGTAGTCAGGACCTTCTTGGCATGCGGCAAGAAGACCTGTCCGTCCAGGCTCATGCGGGAGCCGCGGGAGGTGCGCACCAGGAGCTTGACCTCGAGGTGCTTCTCCAGGGTCGCGATCCGTTTGGAGACCGCCTGCTGGCTGATCCCGAGCTCGTCCGCCGCCGCCTGGAACTGGCCGGTCTCGGCGACGGTCACGAACGTCCGCATCGCTTCAACATCCACACTCCCACCCTAATGTCACAACGAAAAGTTGTTGCTGGTTGGACGCGAGGTTGTTTGATTGTGAGTTCTTCAGGGTGGTGGGATCAACGCATGTCTACTCGCACAGATCAGATCATGTACGTCCAGAAGCCCGAGTTCGCGCGTCATATGGAGCGAGTCGTGGAGGTGACCGATGCGACGTCCCGGCTGAACGTGCTGCCGTTTAGCGACGGCGAAGGGCGCGCGGAACTACTGTCTTTTGTGTTCGGTGGCCCGCTCCCGGAGTCGGTGACGATCTACCCGCCGTTCTTCACCGAGTGCGGGCTGAACACGACGTTCGGGGAGAACGTCTTCGTCAATCAGGGATGCACGTTCATGGACCGGGGAGGGATTCGGATCGGCAACGGTGTCATGATCGCTCCGAAGGTCAATCTCATCACCGGGGGGCACCCTCTACCCCTCGCCGAGCGCCGCGAGTACCTCTCCCTCGCCCCGATCATCATCGAAGACGACGTTTGGATCGGTGCGGGAGCAACGATCACGCAAGGAGTGACCATCGGTGCCGGCGCGGTGGTCGCTGCCGGCGCGGTGGTCACTCGTCATGTTCCTGCCCGCACTCTGGTCGCGGGAGTCCCCGCCCAGGCGATCAAGGCGACCTGCACCGCTTCACAGTGACCGCGGGAGCCTGACCCGGCGACTTCGGCCCGCACCGGGACGCGCCGGTGCGGGCCCTCAAGGTCGGACGGGCGGCATCAGATCGCTCTCGCTGATGGTGTACGTCAGCAGGGGGTAGATGAAGTCCGTTTCATTGTTCTCACGGCGCCGCAGTCGGTAGAACTCGCGCTGCTGCTCATCGTCGGCCGGCATGAGGCGCGCGCCCTGTGGGAGGTACGCATGTCCGTCGCGGAACCGAACAAGGGTCTTTGACGTTCGAAACGTCACGCCCAGCCATTGGTTGTCCGCCGCCTGGGCGGGCGCGTCCAATACGATTTTGTGCTTGAGTCGCCGATTCGAGGCGACAGAGAACGCGACGACACTGTTGTGGGCGAGGGGGATCTCGAATTTCTCGCCACCGGACTCCTTTGATTCGAAGATCAGCTTCCTCGGCGGGTCCGCTTCAGGATGCTGGTAGCAGGAGAAGACAGCGATGAACGACTCGTCCGCCAGATCGAGGGCTTGGTCGGAATGGCTGCCCATGGTTCTGTAAGCGTTCGTGTAGCTCTCGATGAGAGCGTTGTTGAAGCCGACCGGAATCGCCGCACGTTCTTGAATCTGTTGCGCCAGCCGTTCGTGCACAGCCCGGAAACGCTGCGTCGGGCTGCCGTATCGAGTGGTCGTGCGTACGAGAGGCACACCACCCGCATCGTCGACCTTGGCAAGCACGGCGCCTCGCCGGCCCTTTCCTACGTCTTCCCAACGAGCTGACGCGAACAGCTCCGCAAAGAGATTTCCCTCCGTTGGCAAGGCGCACGAGATGATCTCGTCCGAGACCCTAGGCTCGGGGGGCAACGTAGTCTCCCGTGTTCATGCTGAAGAGAAATTCATCGCCGTAGTCGATGAAGGCCGAGGTCCTGTTCTCCTCGGCGTACCGCCTGCGCAGATCGTCCATGCCGGCCGGTGTGGGTGGCTCCAGCTGCACCAGATCTCCGGCCAATTTGAGGAACGTGTGGCCGTTCTTGTGAACGGCTTCGGCGTTCGAACAGCGCACCACATATCCCAAACGGGTCGGGAGCAATTCGGCGTCCAACGCCGAGGGCCGGATTTCGTGCGTGTACAGGCGGTTGGTGGACAGCGGCATGAAGAACACGGAGCCGGGATAGAGCGTCACGGTGAACTGCGGGGGGAGCGCGCCCCCGTCGTGTTCTTCGGTCGGTCCCTTGAGGCGGAAGTGGAGTCTGGTCAGCCCGCTGGCGCCTTTCACGCCGTAGTCGAAGGCGTCTTCGGCCAGGGGCTGCAGCTTTTCGAGCCGGTCATAGAAGGTACAGAAGGCCATGATGCCGTTGACGGGCATGTCCTTGGTCTTGTCGGCATGGGCCGAGATCTTGGCCTTGGACTGCTTGCGCTCGGCCGTGGCAAGGGTGTTGTGGTAGATCTGAGCGAGGACGTGATTCAGCGGTGCCTGGTTCCGGAAGACGGCGGCGGCCTCGCGGTTCAGAACATCGACGATGTGCGTGTCGGTCGGGCCGAAGCTCTCGGTCGGCCCCGAGAGATTCGTGGAGCAGCGGAGCAGGCGGAAATGCAGTTCGTCACCGTTCCGTGTGACGGGCGTCAGATAGATTCCGCTGCGATGGGCTGTTCCGGGCTTGGTGGACTCCGTCAGGGACTGGAACTCGTGCTCCGCACTGATCCGTCCGAAGTGACCGGCGTCGGGTCCGAAAAAGCGGCGGTAGTACACGCCGACGCCGTGTACGCGGATGGGGACTCGGCCGAGGTCGACGAGGGTCCAGGGTCTGTCGGCGTCCTCGCGGTAGCCGTGCGACAGCTCGCGGATGACGAATACCCGGGCAGCCGTATGCAGTTGACGGCCACTGATCCCGGATATGTCGCCACACAGGTAGACGTTCTTCTGTGCGAGGTCGGGCGAACCGGAAGCAAGGTCCTCCGGCGTGATCGTGGACCCGAAGAAGTCCTTGATCAAGTCATTGCCCTGCAACATCGAAGGTGCGACCAAGATATTGCTCGCATTCTCGATGCGGGCTTCTGTCAGCTCTGTTGCGTACATCAAACGGCACCTGCCATTCGCGGATCCTGATGGATTGCTCAAAACCGTGGACATGGCAACGGCCCGCATTGATCCGCGGGTGCCCGCTCATGGCCGGACGGGAGGACCTAGTTCTGCGGTGCGAGGGTGCGCAGGACGCAGAACTCGTTGCCCTCCGGGTCTGCCATGACCACCCAGTTCCGGTCCGGGCCCTGGCCAACATCCGTCCTGGTGGCGCCGAGGCCGAGCAGTCTGGTCACCTCGTCCTCGGTGCTGCCGTCGATCGGGCTGACGTCGAGGTGGAGCCGGTTCTTCACGGTCCTGCACTCGGGTACCTGGATGAACAGCAGGGTGGGCGGCATCTGGCGGGCCCGGACGTCCTCGACGGTCGGCACCCAGGAGCCGATCTCGACCTTTCCCTCGCTCCGGTCGATCACCTTGAAGTCCAGGACCTCGCACCAGAAGGCCGCGAGCCTCTCCGGATCACGGCAGTCAACTGCCAGCTCGGTGAACCTACTTGTCATGACTCTCCCCGATAGCACGGACGGGCCTCAGGGTACGCTGCCCGGCATTCGGGCCCCTCGATGAAAGGATCGACCACGTGCACGTTGAATTCACCGGCCGCGTCATCGAGTGGCGGGGGCCCTCACCGTTCTACTTCGCCGCCGTGCCGGCCGAACAGGCCGCCGACATCCGCGAGGTGGCCGCGCTCGCCACGTACGGCTGGGGCGCGGTCCCCGTGGACGCACGCATCGGCGAGACCGCGTTCACCACTTCGCTCTTCCCCAAGGACGGCAGCTACCTGCTGCCGCTCAAGAGCGCGGTCCGCAAGCCGCAGGGGCTCTCGACGGGCGACGAGGTGACCGTGACCGTGACCGTTCGCGTGTAACTCAGCGCTCCCGCGCGTACGTCACGATCCACGCGACGGCGAGTACGACACCGGCAACCCCCACACCGAAGACGCCGACGACCGTCCAGATCCCCTTCCCGGCCACTGCGGCACGCACCCCACCGGCGAGCCCGCCGACGGCCATGCTGACGCCGAGTACGAACGCCCGTGATCCCCGGGGGCTCAGCCAGTGCCACAGGTTCGGACGGCGGCGGCCGGGCGTTGGCGGGCCTGCGGCGTCTGTCACCGGTACCTCACCCTTCCTGGTTCGCAGTTGACCATGCTAATCCGGTCACGGAGAGCAGCACGGGGTGCTCCTGTCCGGCGGACAGGAGCACCCCGTGCGAGGCGATGCGTGCGGAGGTCAGCAGCCGCCGCAGTTGTAGTACGTCACGTCCCAGTGGTTGCCCTCGTCGGCGTAGACGTTGCCGGAGCCCGACTGGTACTGGGGGGCACCGTCGCCACGCACACCGATGTAGGTGAAGACGTTGTGGACGTAGTTGGTGAGGCAGGTCGACTTGGCGAAGTCGAGCTTGTAGCCGTTCCAGTGCGAGTACGTGCCGCCGGCGTGCCCGGTCTCGGTGCCGCCGGTGATGTTCAGCGCGCAGCCGGTGGCGCTCTTGAGGGTCTGGGCGCCCTGGGCGGTGGCCAGGTTGAGCTGGTCGAACGAGGTGCAGGTGGCGACGTTGCGGTCGGAGCAGCCGCCGGAGGACGACCAGGTGATCCCGGAGGAGCTGAACCGGGCGGTGGCCTGGGCGTGCGTGAGCTTGGTGACGGCGTGGGCCTGGGTGGCACCACCGCCGAGGACGCCGACGCCCGGGGCGAAGAGGACGCCGAGGACGAGGGCGAGTGCGGTCAGGACGGGGCGCAGTCTCATACGGGACACCATGGGGGGATCTCCTCCTGCTCATGACAAGTAAGTACAGGGAGATACTGCCCGAGTTCTACGCGCGTCCGCCAGAGGGTGGCGGCATCGGCGGGCAGTAATTGAGCGGGTGTTCGGCCGGCGTTCACGAGCCGCTCCGGAGCACACTCCGACTTAGATGTTGAAGGTTGAACTAGATTGCGCTAGAGTCAATCTCGTTGAAGGTTAAACAACTACTTCGACCCCGCTCGATCACGTCCCCAAGGAGGAGCCATGGCTCTGTTCGGCCGCAGGAACAACAACGCCCCCGCCACCACCACCGTCGACCCGGCCCTGGCCGCCCTCACCGGCGAGTACACGATCGACCCGGCGCACAGCAGCATCGGTTTCACCGTGCGCCACGCGATGGTCACCAATGTGCGCGGCTCCTTCGGTGAGCACGAGGGCACGCTGAAGCTGGACGGCTCGAACCCGGCGAACTCCACCGCTTCGATCGACGTCAGGATCGCCAGCGTCGACACCGGCATCGCCGACCGCGACGGCCACCTGGTCAGCGGCGACTTCTTCGACGCCGAGAAGTTCCCGCTCATGACGTTCCGCTCCACGCAGGCCGAGCAGCTCGGCGGCGACACGTACCGCGTCACCGGCGACCTCACCATCAAGGACGTCACGCGTCCGCTCTCCATCGACCTGGAGTTCAACGGCTCCGCCACCGACGTCTACGGCAACGAGCGGGTCGGCTTCGAGGGCAGCACGAACATCCTGCGTTCCGACTGGGGCCTGACCTGGAACGCGGCGCTGGAGACCGGTGGCGTGATGGTCAGCGACAAGGTCAAGCTCAGCTTCGACATCTCCGCGATCAAGTCCGCCGCGACCCAGGCCTGACACGTACCGCCGTCCGACGCGTACCGTCCCCCGGCGCCTGCCGCCGTCCGACGCGTACCGCCGACCGACACCTTCGGCACCGCACCACGCCTGAACCCGAGCGCGCCCGCTCTCTCCTCCCCCGCCGGGGAGGGAGGCGGGCGCTCGGCGTTGCCCCGGCGGCGCGGCGCGGCCCCGTCACGCCCGGCGGGCGGCGACCGCGCGGTTCACGTCGTCGGTGATCAGGTCCGCGTTGATGGCCGCGGCGGCCTGTACCCCGGCAGCGGCGGCGGCGACGACCTTCCCCCTCGGGTCGGCGACGTTGCCGGCCACCCAGATGCCGGGCACCTCCGTCGCCCCGGCCGGGTCGGCGGCGACGTACGTCCCGAGCACCTGGCCCTCCGCCTCCATCCCGGCCGCCTCCAGCCCCAGGCCCGCGAGGAAGTCCGCGCGGGCGGTGAAGCCGGGGTGCACCACGACGGCCTCGCGCGGGATCACCCGGCCACCCGCCAGCCGCACCCCGGTGAGCCGGTCGTCCGTCGCTTCGAGGCCGACCACCTCGCCGTCGACCACGGCGATGCCGCGGGCGGCCAGCTGCTCGTACTCCTCGTCCGTGGGCTCGGGCCCGGTGTGGCGGAAGAGGGTGACGTCCTCGCTCCACTGGCGCCACATCAGCGCCTGGTGCACGGCCAGCGGGCCGGTGGACAGGATGCCGATCGGGCGGGAGGCGAC
Coding sequences within it:
- a CDS encoding MBL fold metallo-hydrolase; this encodes MDGWYVDDRCTNCDVARQFAPELIIEEEGASRILRQPDDDAENRRLHAAVFACHTRSIRPASGQPDPSLDPFPMALDDGVLVCGHNSTHTAGANSYLLRRPSGTVMMIDTPRWSPGLAERYVAATGPVTDVLLTHRDHVAHGRRYADHFGARLWIHEGDLDAVPDADQVIRGLDPVEIGEGVTAHPLPGHTRGSVLYLADDRYCFSGDSFYWSRTTEDLEVVESVTWYSIEELAASLARTAGKLRFEWVLPGHGDRRRLDADEMSRRLVALADRAAQLRPQPIDFTALRW
- a CDS encoding helix-turn-helix domain-containing protein, producing the protein MATFRKAARMTQAALAEQCSVGDNTIASIEQGRRALQWDFAVQLDELLDTKGALQVAVERVPKKERFPVFVQDFIDYEQGALTLLSYQNQVVPGLLQTEEYARFLFSCQYPPLEEDQLEERLAARLDRQSLLERKPRPMLHFILEESILRSEIGDPSRMREQIAHLRRCMELPFLGLQIMPRKLPKHAGLEGPMVLLETPDHDHLAYVEGQLTSYLHDDPDDVSVLQQIYGMLRSQALSVEKSARLLDELLGET
- a CDS encoding DUF397 domain-containing protein, with product MTRAAHPAHRTATLAWFKSSYSGPQGGDCIEVAYDWHKSSYSGSQGGDCVEVAAHPTAVHIRDSKVTDGPVLTVPPAAWTAFLNATV
- a CDS encoding glycoside hydrolase family 64 protein; amino-acid sequence: MFLTGGAATTATALTYPLWGSALSPSASAAPATCELALENRSLPGRINAYVTGHEQGTDRWVLLRADGSVYRPDSPAAPQTPLPVDCAIPLNPVGGGPVVLTLPQMYGARVYFVRDDTLTFYLNPGPALVEPAFATSTDANYGRTWSFCEFTFNPQQLYANISYVDLVTALPIGLTLAGDATHTVAPLPDGAVQRIADGLTAQAAADGRPWDKLVIRGADGNVLRVISPQNLMAPFFDRPDEMPFRDVFTSYIDRVWEKYRSTDLRIDLQGGRGVRTGRVNGDLLTFEGGHTFTKPVSKDVFTCNHGPFANNPGDPDDKKALLARLASGFNRSLMLTHPDQPNGTSAADYYRGPATNHWSRVVHANTPIGYAFPYDDVRPDGEPDVSGAANDGNPRRFTVTVGA
- a CDS encoding LysR family transcriptional regulator, yielding MDVEAMRTFVTVAETGQFQAAADELGISQQAVSKRIATLEKHLEVKLLVRTSRGSRMSLDGQVFLPHAKKVLTTVEQAEQAVRPGSRPLRVDVLNRRIAPAQAVYRFYRSHPEMDLDAVTLSEENAAQATRAVLDGTVDASFRALPAGQVPAGISAERLLDAPLQLLVGPGHPLADAPWVKPADLAGHRIWIPGIMPGTEWAAFYQALSEVFGLSVDALGPNFGDEALMDALADSASLATLVTSGDRYLWPQTHDLRRIPLHEPTPVYPHVLLCRTGDQHPVLAALRDHLRTSGPRTPDDVWAPDWINR
- a CDS encoding DapH/DapD/GlmU-related protein, whose protein sequence is MYVQKPEFARHMERVVEVTDATSRLNVLPFSDGEGRAELLSFVFGGPLPESVTIYPPFFTECGLNTTFGENVFVNQGCTFMDRGGIRIGNGVMIAPKVNLITGGHPLPLAERREYLSLAPIIIEDDVWIGAGATITQGVTIGAGAVVAAGAVVTRHVPARTLVAGVPAQAIKATCTASQ
- a CDS encoding alpha-ketoglutarate-dependent dioxygenase AlkB, which produces MPPEPRVSDEIISCALPTEGNLFAELFASARWEDVGKGRRGAVLAKVDDAGGVPLVRTTTRYGSPTQRFRAVHERLAQQIQERAAIPVGFNNALIESYTNAYRTMGSHSDQALDLADESFIAVFSCYQHPEADPPRKLIFESKESGGEKFEIPLAHNSVVAFSVASNRRLKHKIVLDAPAQAADNQWLGVTFRTSKTLVRFRDGHAYLPQGARLMPADDEQQREFYRLRRRENNETDFIYPLLTYTISESDLMPPVRP
- a CDS encoding VOC family protein codes for the protein MTSRFTELAVDCRDPERLAAFWCEVLDFKVIDRSEGKVEIGSWVPTVEDVRARQMPPTLLFIQVPECRTVKNRLHLDVSPIDGSTEDEVTRLLGLGATRTDVGQGPDRNWVVMADPEGNEFCVLRTLAPQN
- a CDS encoding DUF1905 domain-containing protein, with protein sequence MHVEFTGRVIEWRGPSPFYFAAVPAEQAADIREVAALATYGWGAVPVDARIGETAFTTSLFPKDGSYLLPLKSAVRKPQGLSTGDEVTVTVTVRV
- a CDS encoding YceI family protein, giving the protein MALFGRRNNNAPATTTVDPALAALTGEYTIDPAHSSIGFTVRHAMVTNVRGSFGEHEGTLKLDGSNPANSTASIDVRIASVDTGIADRDGHLVSGDFFDAEKFPLMTFRSTQAEQLGGDTYRVTGDLTIKDVTRPLSIDLEFNGSATDVYGNERVGFEGSTNILRSDWGLTWNAALETGGVMVSDKVKLSFDISAIKSAATQA
- a CDS encoding NAD(P)/FAD-dependent oxidoreductase, whose protein sequence is MTSNNDMTSNATGDATGGRGADGDPDRPYDVVVIGGGAAGLSGAVTLARARRSVLVIDAGQPRNAPAAHMHGYLGHDGVPPSELLAIGRDEVTRYGGELAQDAVVAAERLPGDAGFRVVRKDGPPVVARRLLVTTGLVDELPPVPGVAERWGRDVLHCPYCHGREVASRPIGILSTGPLAVHQALMWRQWSEDVTLFRHTGPEPTDEEYEQLAARGIAVVDGEVVGLEATDDRLTGVRLAGGRVIPREAVVVHPGFTARADFLAGLGLEAAGMEAEGQVLGTYVAADPAGATEVPGIWVAGNVADPRGKVVAAAAAGVQAAAAINADLITDDVNRAVAARRA